One window from the genome of Pseudonocardia hierapolitana encodes:
- a CDS encoding RNA polymerase sigma factor translates to MSSSGKVRPDVGAALLDLYDEALPEIYGYLLARCGSRALAEDLTAETFLAAVTAARRQPPPVPSTGWLIGIARHKLVDHWRATEREQRGLRAVDAEPDPPDDPWDERIDALLAREVLDRQTGLHRAALTLRYLDGLPVPEVARALGRTVHATEALLVRARAAFRRSYTAIGEGGSR, encoded by the coding sequence GTGAGCAGCAGCGGGAAGGTCCGGCCGGACGTCGGGGCCGCGCTGCTCGACCTGTACGACGAGGCGCTGCCCGAGATCTACGGCTACCTGCTCGCGCGCTGCGGCAGCCGGGCGCTCGCGGAGGACCTCACCGCCGAGACGTTCCTCGCCGCCGTGACGGCGGCGCGCCGGCAGCCGCCACCAGTGCCCAGCACGGGTTGGCTGATCGGGATCGCCCGGCACAAGCTCGTGGACCACTGGCGGGCCACCGAGCGGGAGCAGCGCGGGCTGCGGGCGGTGGACGCCGAACCCGATCCGCCCGACGACCCGTGGGACGAGCGGATCGATGCGCTGCTCGCTCGTGAGGTCCTCGACCGGCAGACGGGCCTGCACCGCGCCGCGCTCACCCTGCGCTACCTCGACGGGCTCCCGGTGCCGGAGGTCGCCCGGGCGCTCGGCCGCACCGTCCACGCCACCGAGGCACTGCTCGTCAGGGCCCGCGCCGCGTTCCGTCGCAGCTACACCGCAATCGGGGAGGGAGGATCGCGATGA